Proteins encoded within one genomic window of Cellulomonas xiejunii:
- a CDS encoding WhiB family transcriptional regulator — MRLTTLLDNVNQGGSGAWPTSSTATTNDQFDRMVADLIPCRSHDAELWFAERQADVERAKALCRECPIIEGCLAGAVERAEPWGVWGGQVFVGGVVVATKRGRGRPRKDATAA, encoded by the coding sequence GTGCGGCTCACGACGCTGCTCGACAACGTGAACCAGGGCGGATCCGGCGCCTGGCCCACCAGCAGCACCGCGACGACGAACGACCAGTTCGACCGGATGGTCGCGGACCTCATCCCGTGCCGGTCCCACGACGCCGAGCTGTGGTTCGCCGAGCGCCAGGCCGACGTGGAGCGGGCGAAGGCCCTGTGCCGCGAGTGCCCGATCATCGAGGGCTGCCTCGCCGGCGCCGTCGAGCGTGCCGAGCCGTGGGGTGTCTGGGGCGGTCAGGTCTTCGTCGGAGGGGTGGTCGTGGCCACCAAGCGTGGCCGTGGCCGGCCGCGGAAGGACGCGACCGCCGCCTGA
- a CDS encoding YlbL family protein: MLDETPADDSADDPRPRDPEEHDTGGTDDGPPAPRPTPRAVVQSFGMLAASVLVGVLAVMPAPYAVNGPGPTADVLGEVDGDPLIEVEGAPTYPSTGELRLTTISGVGGPGYPAYLLDVLRGWLSPSSVARPAEDVYPQGVSRKEIDESNAGLMVSSQENATVAALTELGYDVPATLVVAGTVEGADAADKLEEGDVLTAMDGVPLPDYQSLVSRLAEVEPGDTVTLTVTRHSRTVDVPVVTGEREGGGAQIGVFVDPSFEMPVDVSINIEGIGGPSAGTMFALGLVDLLTPEDEAAGQVIAGTGTIDVTGAVGPIGGIRQKLAGAVRDGASWFLAPEDNCDEVVGHVPDGLRVVSVGTLSEAREAMVAIGAGETQDLPTCTAD, encoded by the coding sequence GTGCTCGACGAGACCCCGGCGGACGACAGCGCCGACGACCCGCGCCCGCGCGACCCCGAGGAGCACGACACCGGGGGGACGGACGACGGTCCACCCGCGCCGCGCCCCACGCCCCGCGCCGTCGTGCAGTCGTTCGGGATGCTCGCCGCGTCCGTGCTCGTCGGCGTGCTGGCCGTGATGCCCGCGCCGTACGCCGTCAACGGGCCCGGCCCCACGGCGGACGTGCTGGGCGAGGTCGACGGCGACCCGCTCATCGAGGTCGAGGGCGCGCCCACGTACCCGTCGACCGGCGAGCTGCGTCTGACGACGATCTCGGGCGTCGGTGGACCCGGCTACCCGGCGTACCTGCTCGACGTGCTGCGCGGCTGGCTGTCCCCGTCGTCGGTGGCGCGCCCCGCGGAGGACGTCTACCCGCAGGGTGTGTCCCGCAAGGAGATCGACGAGTCGAACGCGGGGCTCATGGTCTCGTCGCAGGAGAACGCGACGGTCGCGGCCCTGACGGAGCTGGGCTACGACGTCCCGGCGACCCTCGTCGTGGCCGGGACCGTCGAGGGCGCGGACGCCGCCGACAAGCTGGAAGAGGGGGACGTGCTCACGGCCATGGACGGCGTGCCGCTGCCGGACTACCAGTCCCTGGTATCGCGGCTGGCGGAGGTCGAGCCGGGTGACACGGTGACGTTGACCGTCACGCGCCACTCGCGCACCGTGGACGTGCCCGTCGTGACGGGGGAGCGTGAGGGGGGCGGTGCGCAGATCGGTGTCTTCGTCGACCCGTCGTTCGAGATGCCCGTCGACGTGAGCATCAACATCGAAGGTATCGGCGGTCCCAGCGCCGGGACGATGTTCGCGCTCGGTCTGGTCGACCTGCTGACGCCGGAGGACGAGGCGGCGGGGCAGGTGATCGCGGGCACGGGCACCATCGACGTGACGGGCGCCGTCGGCCCGATCGGCGGGATCCGGCAGAAGCTCGCGGGCGCCGTGCGCGACGGGGCGTCGTGGTTCCTGGCCCCTGAGGACAACTGCGACGAGGTCGTCGGCCACGTCCCGGACGGTCTGCGCGTCGTCAGCGTCGGGACGCTGAGCGAGGCGCGCGAGGCGATGGTCGCGATCGGCGCCGGCGAGACGCAGGACCTGCCCACCTGCACGGCCGACTGA
- a CDS encoding phosphotransferase, giving the protein MNRSPLALAALATVAVPGLDAYDVRRPVHPGSDFDVAVVVDSVRQRWVVRAPQHPAAGAVLEAEVALLEALGPFVDDGRLPFSIPRPAGFAHLPEGGRASVHREVPGRPLQLETLRPGPGLAAAVGRAVAAIHELPTSVVENAGLPAYDAAGYRERRQAEVDEAARTGLVPPSLLRRWEELLEDVAMWRFRPTVVHGDLSSNHVLVADGAVGGVLEWGSTMVADPADDLSWLLVAAPQDAVDAILEAYLLRRTELTDPHLADRALLAGELALARWLLHGVRAQRQDVVDDAVQMLRDLEEHTLVDEAAGQYS; this is encoded by the coding sequence GTGAACCGTTCGCCGCTCGCGCTCGCCGCTCTCGCGACCGTCGCCGTCCCCGGTCTGGACGCGTACGACGTGCGGCGCCCTGTGCACCCGGGATCGGACTTCGACGTCGCCGTGGTCGTCGACTCGGTGCGGCAGCGCTGGGTCGTCCGCGCACCGCAGCACCCGGCAGCGGGCGCGGTGCTCGAGGCGGAGGTCGCGCTGCTCGAGGCGCTCGGGCCGTTCGTCGACGACGGCAGGCTGCCGTTCTCGATCCCCCGGCCCGCCGGGTTCGCGCACCTGCCGGAGGGGGGACGCGCGAGCGTCCACCGCGAGGTCCCCGGCCGCCCGCTGCAGCTCGAGACGCTGCGCCCGGGCCCCGGGCTCGCAGCCGCCGTGGGTCGTGCCGTCGCCGCCATCCACGAGCTGCCGACCTCGGTCGTCGAGAACGCGGGTCTCCCCGCGTACGACGCCGCGGGGTATCGCGAGCGCCGCCAGGCGGAGGTCGACGAGGCGGCGCGTACCGGACTGGTCCCGCCGTCGCTGCTGCGCCGCTGGGAAGAGCTCCTCGAGGACGTCGCGATGTGGCGGTTCCGCCCGACGGTGGTCCACGGTGACCTGTCGAGCAACCACGTGCTCGTGGCCGACGGCGCGGTGGGCGGCGTGCTCGAGTGGGGTTCGACGATGGTCGCGGACCCCGCCGACGACCTGTCGTGGCTGCTCGTCGCGGCGCCGCAGGACGCGGTCGACGCCATCCTCGAGGCGTACCTCCTGCGCCGGACCGAGCTGACCGACCCCCACCTGGCGGACCGCGCCCTGCTCGCCGGCGAGCTGGCGCTCGCGCGGTGGCTGCTGCACGGCGTGCGCGCGCAACGCCAGGACGTCGTCGACGACGCGGTCCAGATGCTCCGCGACCTCGAGGAGCACACCCTGGTGGACGAGGCCGCGGGCCAGTACAGCTAG
- a CDS encoding mycoredoxin produces the protein MTTPTPAPGTVTMYSTTWCGYCHRLRKQLDSAGIAYDVVDIEQQPEAAQLVETLNGGNQTVPTIVFPDGSAATNPSLAQVRERLGV, from the coding sequence ATGACGACCCCCACACCCGCACCGGGCACCGTGACGATGTACTCCACGACGTGGTGCGGGTACTGCCACCGGCTGCGCAAGCAGCTCGACTCGGCCGGCATCGCCTACGACGTCGTCGACATCGAGCAGCAGCCCGAGGCTGCTCAGCTCGTCGAGACCCTCAACGGCGGCAACCAGACCGTCCCGACGATCGTCTTCCCCGACGGGTCCGCCGCCACCAACCCGTCACTCGCGCAGGTGCGCGAACGCCTCGGGGTCTGA
- a CDS encoding DUF6881 domain-containing protein produces MTTRYYQRVRWLHREPDDPVLLWAEIVDGWEVRKVDEFVDGHLVWADGENEADSTLLGAMPVPAPGEIAQDPQFLIELVDQETFEGVWQRARARGK; encoded by the coding sequence GTGACGACCCGGTACTACCAGCGCGTCCGATGGCTCCATCGCGAACCTGACGATCCAGTACTGCTCTGGGCCGAGATCGTCGATGGGTGGGAGGTGCGGAAGGTCGACGAGTTTGTCGACGGCCACCTGGTCTGGGCTGACGGCGAGAACGAGGCGGATAGCACCCTGCTGGGGGCAATGCCCGTCCCCGCGCCTGGAGAGATCGCACAGGACCCCCAGTTCCTGATCGAGCTCGTCGATCAAGAGACGTTCGAGGGTGTGTGGCAGCGAGCTCGCGCCAGGGGCAAGTAG
- a CDS encoding PPA1309 family protein, with the protein MGPVSTTPTPPPDDRTPEARARRALADAVREVEHHVAAAGWDAPVRVFALVRTQAALAAEPGLAEQLAPEVLAAARADDQHLTSVEQEGLPAADDLEALLGGLTWPPTVDGAAVTVERVVLPPGAEDDLPDDPEAALAALLAHPQRQDVRLAVAVLRDGPAWCAVRTRAHDSDDAVGLGPDLVPGLVDAVRATLE; encoded by the coding sequence ATGGGGCCCGTGAGCACCACCCCCACCCCGCCCCCCGACGACCGCACTCCCGAGGCGCGCGCGCGCCGAGCCCTGGCCGACGCCGTCCGCGAGGTCGAGCACCACGTCGCTGCCGCCGGCTGGGACGCGCCCGTCCGCGTGTTCGCCCTCGTGCGCACGCAGGCGGCGCTCGCCGCCGAGCCCGGGCTCGCGGAGCAGCTCGCTCCCGAGGTCCTCGCGGCGGCGCGCGCCGACGACCAGCACCTGACGTCCGTGGAGCAGGAGGGACTGCCTGCCGCCGACGACCTCGAGGCGCTGCTCGGAGGGCTGACGTGGCCGCCCACGGTGGACGGCGCCGCGGTCACCGTCGAGCGCGTCGTCCTGCCGCCGGGCGCGGAGGACGACCTGCCGGACGACCCCGAGGCGGCGCTCGCAGCGCTGCTGGCTCACCCGCAGCGCCAGGACGTGCGGCTCGCCGTGGCCGTGCTGCGCGACGGCCCGGCGTGGTGTGCAGTCCGCACCCGCGCGCACGACAGCGACGACGCCGTCGGCCTGGGCCCGGACCTCGTGCCGGGCCTCGTCGACGCGGTGCGCGCGACCCTGGAGTGA
- a CDS encoding ATP-dependent helicase has translation MSADSLLDALDPEQRTVATALTGPVCVLAGAGTGKTRAITHRIAYGVRTGVYRPASVLAVTFTARAAGEMRVRLRDLGATGVQARTFHAAALRQLGHFWPRVVGGAPPRLVEQKATLVAEAGRRVGVGVDRVTVRDLAAEIEWAKVSLVTAEDYERAAEAVRRPAPAGQDAQAVARLLTAYEDVKTERGVIDFEDVLLLLAAMLAQRGEVADEVRAQYRHFVVDEYQDVSPLQQYLLDQWLGGRHDVCVVGDPSQTIYSFAGASPHHLLTFASKHPGTRVVRLVRDYRSTPQVVSLANRVLTATRRPGDPVPLHLVAQQPDGPEVRFTAYDDDEAEAAGIAARAARLVAAGVPASEIAVLYRTNVQSEAFEQALAAAGVGYQVRGGTRFFARRDVRDALVLLRGGARSADPDVPLGQTVRDILTSVGWSPQPPSARGAARERWDAMQALVGLADDMVALRAEATLPDLVAELDDRASAQHAPTVDGVTLASLHAAKGLEWDAVFLAGLSDGLLPISLAQTEAAVSEERRLLYVGVTRARRNLEMSFAAARTPGSRASRSRSRFLAGLWPGEDSGRGAGRRASAAADPAVLERLRQWRTQVAEDRGVPAFRVLPDVALEAVAAAMPAQAADLRYVQGLGQTRLREYGDDLLRVVAGEGAQPSGRATRRKLR, from the coding sequence ATGTCCGCCGACTCCCTCCTCGACGCGCTCGATCCCGAGCAGCGCACTGTCGCGACCGCCCTCACGGGTCCCGTCTGCGTGCTCGCAGGCGCGGGCACGGGCAAGACCCGCGCGATCACGCACCGCATCGCCTACGGCGTGCGCACCGGCGTCTACCGTCCGGCGTCGGTGCTGGCGGTCACCTTCACCGCCCGCGCCGCGGGCGAGATGCGGGTGCGTCTGCGCGACCTCGGCGCCACCGGCGTGCAGGCCAGGACGTTCCACGCGGCGGCGCTGCGCCAGCTCGGGCACTTCTGGCCCAGGGTCGTCGGCGGCGCGCCCCCCCGACTGGTCGAGCAGAAGGCGACGCTCGTCGCCGAGGCGGGTCGTCGGGTCGGCGTGGGGGTCGACCGGGTCACGGTGCGGGACCTCGCCGCGGAGATCGAGTGGGCGAAGGTGTCGCTGGTCACGGCCGAGGACTACGAGCGGGCAGCCGAGGCGGTGCGTCGCCCGGCACCGGCGGGCCAGGACGCGCAGGCGGTCGCCCGGCTGCTGACGGCGTACGAGGACGTCAAGACGGAGCGCGGCGTCATCGACTTCGAGGACGTGCTGCTGCTGCTCGCGGCCATGCTCGCGCAGCGGGGCGAGGTCGCCGACGAGGTCCGGGCGCAGTACCGGCACTTCGTCGTGGACGAGTACCAGGACGTCAGCCCGCTGCAGCAGTACCTGCTCGACCAGTGGCTGGGCGGCCGGCACGACGTGTGCGTCGTGGGTGACCCGAGCCAGACGATCTACTCGTTCGCGGGCGCCTCACCCCATCACCTGCTGACGTTCGCTTCGAAGCACCCGGGCACGCGGGTCGTGCGTCTGGTGCGCGACTACCGCTCGACACCGCAGGTCGTCTCCCTGGCCAACCGCGTGCTCACGGCCACGCGCCGGCCCGGTGACCCCGTGCCGCTGCACCTGGTCGCCCAGCAGCCGGACGGTCCGGAGGTGCGGTTCACCGCGTACGACGACGACGAGGCCGAGGCCGCCGGGATCGCGGCGCGAGCGGCACGGCTCGTCGCCGCAGGGGTCCCCGCGAGCGAGATCGCCGTCCTGTACCGGACCAACGTGCAGTCGGAGGCCTTCGAGCAGGCGCTCGCGGCGGCCGGCGTCGGGTACCAGGTGCGGGGCGGCACCCGGTTCTTCGCCCGCCGCGACGTGCGCGACGCGCTCGTGCTCCTGCGCGGCGGCGCGCGGTCCGCCGATCCGGACGTCCCGCTGGGACAGACCGTCCGCGACATCCTCACCTCGGTCGGCTGGTCCCCGCAGCCCCCGTCCGCGCGCGGCGCCGCGCGGGAGCGGTGGGACGCCATGCAGGCGCTCGTCGGGCTCGCCGACGACATGGTCGCGCTGCGCGCGGAGGCCACGCTCCCGGACCTGGTCGCCGAGCTCGACGACCGCGCGTCCGCGCAGCACGCCCCCACGGTCGACGGCGTGACCCTGGCGTCCCTGCACGCGGCCAAGGGCCTGGAGTGGGACGCGGTCTTCCTCGCCGGCCTCTCCGACGGTCTCCTGCCTATCTCCCTGGCACAGACGGAGGCGGCCGTGTCCGAGGAGCGGCGCCTGCTGTACGTGGGGGTGACGCGCGCCCGCCGGAACCTCGAGATGTCGTTCGCGGCCGCGCGCACGCCCGGGTCGCGCGCCTCGCGCTCGCGCTCGCGGTTCCTCGCCGGTCTGTGGCCCGGCGAGGACTCCGGTCGAGGTGCGGGCCGTCGTGCCTCGGCCGCGGCCGACCCGGCCGTGCTCGAACGGCTGCGGCAGTGGCGTACGCAGGTCGCCGAGGACCGTGGCGTCCCGGCGTTCCGTGTCCTTCCCGACGTTGCGCTCGAGGCCGTCGCGGCGGCGATGCCCGCACAGGCCGCGGACCTGAGGTACGTGCAGGGACTCGGCCAGACACGCCTGCGGGAGTACGGCGACGACCTCCTGCGGGTGGTCGCGGGGGAGGGGGCGCAACCCTCCGGGAGAGCCACCCGGAGGAAGTTGCGTTAA
- a CDS encoding M48 metallopeptidase family protein, whose translation MPHDRSAGAEPPVEVRRSRRRARTVSAWREGPRTIVAIPARFTRAQEREWVGRMVERLAAQERRRRPSDAQLVARATELSRRYLGGRAVPTSVRWSSNQGRRWGSCTPAEGTIRISDRVQGMPRWVLDYVLLHELTHLLQPGHGQAFWAEMVSYPHTQRARGFLEGYAFARDGTDDSDVPDEPAGDDVEPADREG comes from the coding sequence CTGCCGCACGACCGCTCCGCCGGCGCCGAGCCGCCCGTGGAGGTGCGGCGCTCACGGCGCCGTGCCCGCACCGTGAGCGCGTGGCGCGAGGGTCCACGGACCATCGTGGCGATCCCCGCGCGGTTCACCCGGGCGCAGGAGCGCGAGTGGGTCGGGCGGATGGTCGAGCGGCTGGCCGCGCAGGAGCGCCGTCGTCGCCCGTCCGACGCGCAGCTCGTCGCCCGCGCCACCGAGCTGTCCCGGCGGTACCTCGGCGGACGGGCCGTGCCGACGAGCGTGCGGTGGTCGTCCAACCAGGGCCGGCGATGGGGCTCGTGCACCCCCGCGGAGGGCACGATCCGCATCTCCGACCGGGTCCAGGGCATGCCGCGGTGGGTGCTCGACTACGTGCTCCTGCACGAGCTCACGCACCTGCTCCAGCCCGGGCACGGCCAGGCGTTCTGGGCGGAGATGGTCTCCTACCCGCACACGCAGCGCGCCCGGGGCTTCCTCGAGGGGTACGCGTTCGCACGCGACGGCACCGACGACAGCGACGTGCCCGACGAACCGGCAGGGGACGACGTGGAGCCCGCGGACCGCGAGGGCTGA
- a CDS encoding zinc-dependent metalloprotease encodes MTPDVPPTDGPGGSPQWEQMLRAMLGPAADDAIREMREMGVDPAAMAAASGLPADPVALQQALAQVQQMLASAGDETVNWQMAHDLARQQAAIGGDPALSPGRVKEVRDALSVAELWLDAATDLPPAVGTSHAWSRAEWVEATLPAWRTLTEPVASSLATALADALGPAMGEMGGAFPGVSPAGGLGGDPAQLLRGLGSAVFGLQVGQAAGTLAREVFGTTDIGLPLLERPVPALVAANVDAFAEGLDAPVEEVRLYLALREAAASRLFAHVPWLRAHLLDAVAEYARGIAIDVDHLEAAVSAIDPTDPAALQEALSGGVFAPQTTPAQQAALARLEHALALVEGWVDEVATTAAAPHLPHAAPLREMVRRRRAAGGPAEQTFASLVGLELRPRRLRDAATVWAHLTSTRDVAGRDAVWEHPDLVPTPQDLDDPAGFDARRQAEVDESADLDRALAQILGDGEPDGATGTAGTTDDATDDEGTSGAPTS; translated from the coding sequence ATGACTCCCGACGTCCCGCCCACTGACGGTCCCGGCGGAAGCCCGCAGTGGGAGCAGATGCTCCGTGCCATGCTCGGCCCGGCGGCCGACGACGCGATCCGCGAGATGCGCGAGATGGGCGTCGACCCCGCGGCGATGGCTGCGGCGTCCGGCCTGCCCGCGGACCCGGTCGCGCTGCAGCAGGCGCTCGCGCAGGTGCAGCAGATGCTCGCGAGTGCCGGGGACGAGACCGTGAACTGGCAGATGGCCCACGACCTGGCCCGCCAGCAGGCTGCCATCGGCGGCGACCCCGCCCTGTCGCCGGGACGCGTCAAGGAGGTCCGGGACGCGTTGTCGGTGGCCGAGCTGTGGCTCGACGCGGCGACCGACCTCCCGCCGGCCGTCGGCACCTCGCACGCCTGGAGCCGTGCCGAGTGGGTGGAGGCGACCCTGCCGGCGTGGCGCACGCTCACGGAGCCCGTGGCGTCGTCGCTGGCGACCGCGCTGGCCGACGCCCTCGGGCCGGCGATGGGTGAGATGGGCGGTGCGTTCCCCGGCGTGTCGCCCGCCGGTGGCCTCGGGGGCGACCCCGCGCAGCTGCTGCGGGGTCTGGGCTCCGCGGTCTTCGGACTGCAGGTCGGGCAGGCCGCGGGCACGCTCGCGCGGGAGGTCTTCGGCACCACCGACATCGGGTTGCCGCTGCTCGAGCGGCCGGTGCCGGCCCTCGTCGCCGCCAACGTCGACGCGTTCGCCGAGGGGCTCGACGCCCCCGTCGAGGAGGTACGGCTCTACCTCGCGCTCCGCGAGGCTGCCGCGAGCCGGTTGTTCGCCCACGTGCCGTGGCTGCGCGCGCACCTGCTCGACGCGGTCGCGGAGTACGCCCGCGGCATCGCGATCGACGTGGACCACCTCGAGGCGGCGGTCTCGGCGATCGACCCGACGGATCCCGCCGCGCTGCAGGAGGCGCTCTCCGGTGGGGTGTTCGCCCCGCAGACCACGCCCGCGCAGCAGGCGGCGCTCGCACGGCTCGAGCACGCGCTCGCGCTCGTCGAGGGGTGGGTCGACGAGGTCGCGACGACCGCCGCAGCGCCTCATCTCCCCCATGCGGCGCCCTTGCGCGAGATGGTGCGTCGGCGGCGTGCCGCGGGCGGTCCCGCCGAGCAGACCTTCGCCAGCCTCGTCGGGCTCGAGCTGCGTCCGCGCCGGCTGCGCGACGCGGCGACGGTCTGGGCACACCTGACGAGCACCCGTGACGTCGCCGGACGTGACGCCGTGTGGGAGCACCCGGACCTCGTCCCCACGCCGCAGGACCTGGACGACCCCGCCGGCTTCGACGCGCGGCGCCAGGCCGAGGTCGACGAGTCCGCGGACCTGGACCGCGCGCTCGCGCAGATCCTCGGCGATGGCGAGCCGGACGGTGCGACGGGCACCGCAGGGACGACCGACGACGCGACCGACGACGAGGGCACCTCGGGGGCACCGACCAGCTGA
- the nudC gene encoding NAD(+) diphosphatase yields the protein MTHHVLSGLPLARSTVPRAAELRDAPHVVADALADPATRVLAVRDGGLLLTVEGGVRWLDPRSAVALLEAGGTSDGAATVGPAAAGAPAVDPASDVWLLLGARDDGTRVLAVRLPDEHPLTSGGEPADVLVHLPDGPVERGGWGSLRAVGAALDAHDAGLATAAVALDAWHDRHPRCPRCGATTRVAQAGWSRVCDVDGSEHYPRTDPAVIMAVVDDEDRLLLGHAAAWSAGRWSTLAGFVEAGESAEQAVRREVLEETGVEVGDVEYVGSQPWPFPASLMLGFRARATSTRIRVDGVEMADARWFTRDGLTAAVASGEVLLPGGASIARALVEQWWRRPPA from the coding sequence GTGACCCACCACGTCCTGTCCGGCCTGCCGCTCGCCCGATCGACCGTGCCCCGCGCGGCGGAGCTACGGGACGCGCCGCACGTGGTCGCCGACGCGTTGGCGGACCCGGCGACGCGCGTCCTCGCGGTGCGCGACGGTGGCCTGCTGCTCACGGTCGAGGGGGGCGTGCGCTGGCTCGACCCGCGGTCGGCGGTCGCGCTGCTCGAGGCGGGCGGCACCTCCGACGGTGCCGCGACGGTCGGTCCCGCCGCCGCCGGTGCCCCGGCGGTCGACCCGGCGTCCGACGTCTGGCTCCTGCTGGGTGCGCGTGACGACGGCACGCGGGTCCTGGCGGTGCGCCTGCCGGACGAGCACCCGCTGACGTCGGGCGGCGAGCCGGCGGACGTGCTGGTCCACCTGCCGGACGGTCCCGTCGAGCGCGGCGGGTGGGGGTCGCTGCGGGCCGTGGGTGCGGCGCTCGACGCGCACGACGCCGGCCTGGCGACCGCCGCGGTCGCGCTGGACGCGTGGCACGACCGCCACCCGCGCTGCCCGCGGTGCGGCGCGACGACGCGTGTCGCCCAGGCGGGGTGGTCGCGGGTGTGCGACGTCGACGGCTCCGAGCACTACCCGCGCACGGACCCCGCCGTGATCATGGCCGTCGTCGACGACGAGGACCGGCTGCTGCTCGGGCACGCGGCAGCCTGGTCGGCGGGGCGCTGGTCGACGCTCGCGGGCTTCGTCGAGGCGGGCGAGTCGGCGGAGCAGGCGGTGCGCCGCGAGGTCCTCGAGGAGACGGGCGTCGAGGTGGGCGACGTCGAGTACGTCGGAAGCCAGCCGTGGCCGTTCCCCGCGTCGCTCATGCTGGGGTTCCGGGCGCGCGCGACGAGCACCCGCATCCGGGTCGACGGCGTGGAGATGGCCGACGCCCGCTGGTTCACGCGGGACGGTCTCACCGCCGCGGTCGCATCGGGCGAGGTGCTGCTGCCGGGAGGGGCGTCGATCGCCCGCGCCCTCGTCGAGCAGTGGTGGCGGCGACCGCCGGCGTGA
- a CDS encoding ThiF family adenylyltransferase encodes MTAPTREPVLLRPGLLVLPRADDEVQVGTDPRWAVRLVGLAPAEVDLWTQVDDATDLALLPTRARAAGLDGTGVAATVDELRRAGLTRARPERVTAVHGPTAADAAAWSLLRPDATGDAVVADRADAVVGVVGLGPTGLGVARQLAVAGVGTLLLDDEAPVRSPDVAAGTHRWADVGTARAVATRRLLREAAPGVRTDTDDAPHVVVVVEREAADPLRAVRLMGDDVPHLSVVVRAADALVGPFVRPGTDPCLRCLDLHRTDADPAWPTVLGALTRRGGHGVTAPGEVGVLAGACAALAAAQVLAFLAMTTPSLCGTTVEIALPGLTARGRRWSAHSACGCRVPPRTTGAGSREG; translated from the coding sequence ATGACCGCACCGACCCGCGAACCCGTGCTGCTGCGACCGGGGCTGCTTGTCCTGCCGCGTGCGGACGACGAGGTGCAGGTGGGCACCGACCCACGCTGGGCGGTGCGCCTGGTGGGCCTCGCGCCGGCGGAGGTGGACCTGTGGACCCAGGTCGACGACGCGACGGACCTCGCGCTGCTGCCGACGCGGGCACGCGCCGCAGGGCTGGACGGGACAGGGGTGGCCGCGACGGTCGACGAGCTGCGCCGGGCAGGGCTGACGCGTGCTCGCCCCGAGAGGGTGACTGCGGTCCACGGCCCGACCGCCGCCGACGCCGCGGCGTGGTCCCTCCTGCGGCCGGACGCGACGGGCGACGCCGTGGTCGCCGACCGGGCGGACGCCGTGGTGGGCGTCGTCGGGCTCGGGCCGACCGGGTTGGGCGTCGCCCGGCAGCTGGCGGTCGCCGGCGTCGGCACCCTGCTCCTCGACGACGAGGCCCCCGTGCGCTCCCCCGACGTGGCCGCGGGCACGCACCGCTGGGCGGACGTCGGGACCGCCCGTGCGGTGGCCACGCGCCGGTTGCTTCGTGAGGCCGCACCGGGTGTACGGACCGACACCGACGACGCCCCGCACGTCGTCGTCGTCGTGGAGCGCGAGGCCGCGGACCCGCTGCGCGCCGTGCGCCTGATGGGGGACGACGTCCCGCACCTGTCGGTCGTCGTGCGCGCCGCCGACGCGCTCGTCGGCCCGTTCGTGCGTCCCGGCACCGACCCGTGCCTGCGCTGCCTGGACCTGCACCGCACCGACGCCGACCCGGCCTGGCCGACGGTGCTGGGCGCGCTGACGCGCCGCGGCGGCCACGGCGTGACCGCACCGGGCGAGGTCGGCGTCCTCGCGGGCGCGTGCGCCGCGCTGGCTGCGGCGCAGGTGCTGGCGTTCCTCGCCATGACGACGCCATCACTGTGCGGGACCACCGTCGAGATCGCGCTGCCGGGCCTCACCGCTCGGGGCCGGCGCTGGTCCGCCCACTCCGCGTGCGGCTGCCGGGTGCCGCCGCGGACGACGGGGGCCGGGTCGCGCGAGGGGTGA
- a CDS encoding DUF5679 domain-containing protein, with protein sequence MADTWAGEFYCVKCKEKRETEGEVVVSESGRRMAKAVCPVCGTKLNRILGKA encoded by the coding sequence ATGGCCGACACCTGGGCAGGCGAGTTCTACTGCGTCAAGTGCAAGGAGAAGCGGGAGACGGAGGGCGAGGTCGTCGTCTCGGAGTCCGGTCGACGGATGGCCAAGGCCGTCTGCCCGGTCTGCGGCACCAAGCTGAACCGGATCCTCGGCAAGGCCTGA